In a genomic window of Phenylobacterium koreense:
- a CDS encoding FkbM family methyltransferase — protein MPSIRVLGHAFRAWRRNKRWAKHEPETPYLADLLSGAPVCLHVGASDGRHSYVMTQVAPQAHIYAFEPSSFTFEVLKLCLAWHGIGAQVTPVHAAVADAAGELLLVTPKKTSGRMGHSYAYVASEAPCGQVRPDVADVGLEVEPTAVVALDDYCAANGIEHVDFIRMDIEGAELRALTGAQGIIDRDFPHVLIEIHPMMLEARFGGSADRVLEVFRSRGYRMFAVNGDRLEERTEVETNVPWKDYFFVHPSRAGALPDGVFKARMAA, from the coding sequence ATGCCTTCGATACGCGTGCTCGGTCACGCTTTCCGCGCCTGGCGCCGCAACAAGCGGTGGGCCAAGCACGAGCCGGAAACGCCCTATCTCGCCGATCTCCTGTCGGGAGCGCCTGTCTGCCTGCACGTCGGCGCGAGCGACGGGCGCCACTCCTATGTGATGACCCAGGTGGCCCCGCAGGCCCACATCTACGCCTTCGAACCGTCGAGCTTCACCTTCGAGGTTCTCAAGCTCTGCCTGGCCTGGCACGGGATCGGGGCCCAGGTGACGCCGGTCCACGCCGCGGTGGCCGACGCGGCCGGAGAGCTCCTGCTGGTCACGCCCAAGAAGACCTCCGGACGGATGGGCCATTCCTACGCCTACGTCGCCTCCGAAGCGCCGTGCGGCCAGGTCCGGCCGGACGTTGCGGACGTCGGCCTCGAGGTCGAGCCAACCGCCGTGGTCGCCCTCGACGACTACTGTGCGGCCAACGGGATCGAGCACGTCGACTTCATCCGCATGGACATCGAGGGCGCGGAGCTGCGGGCGCTGACCGGCGCGCAGGGGATCATCGACCGCGACTTTCCCCACGTCCTGATCGAGATCCACCCGATGATGCTCGAGGCCAGGTTCGGCGGCTCGGCCGACCGGGTGCTCGAGGTCTTCCGCTCGCGCGGCTACCGCATGTTCGCGGTCAACGGCGACCGGCTCGAGGAGCGCACCGAGGTCGAGACGAACGTCCCCTGGAAGGACTATTTCTTCGTCCACCCGAGCCGGGCGGGCGCTCTGCCGGACGGGGTCTTCAAGGCGCGGATGGCGGCCTGA
- a CDS encoding GNAT family N-acetyltransferase, which yields MEIVALEKLDPAQVTDCARILREAFAASGGYGGPSEAEREIASFLPPGERFALAAVEGRRVLGLVGGIDTYSHAMELHPLVVDPPQQGRGIGAALVKALEAQAAARGKLAVYLGTDDEIGGTSLFGADIFPNALAKLAAIAPTTGHPFFFYQKLGYEPIGVIPDANGFGKPDLLMGRRIAKT from the coding sequence ATGGAGATCGTCGCTCTCGAAAAACTCGATCCCGCCCAGGTCACCGACTGCGCCCGCATCCTGCGCGAGGCCTTCGCGGCCAGCGGCGGCTATGGCGGCCCGAGCGAGGCGGAGCGGGAGATCGCGAGCTTCCTTCCGCCCGGCGAGCGCTTCGCCCTGGCGGCGGTCGAGGGCCGCCGAGTGCTCGGCCTGGTCGGGGGCATAGACACCTACAGCCACGCCATGGAGCTGCATCCGCTGGTCGTCGATCCGCCGCAGCAAGGCCGGGGAATCGGCGCGGCCCTGGTCAAGGCGCTGGAAGCCCAAGCCGCCGCCCGCGGAAAACTGGCCGTCTATCTGGGCACGGATGACGAAATCGGCGGCACGAGCCTTTTCGGCGCGGATATTTTTCCGAACGCGCTCGCCAAGCTGGCGGCGATCGCTCCCACCACCGGACATCCCTTCTTCTTCTACCAAAAGCTTGGCTATGAACCGATCGGCGTCATTCCGGACGCCAACGGTTTCGGCAAACCCGACCTGCTCATGGGCCGCCGGATCGCGAAAACCTGA
- a CDS encoding aspartate kinase: MSRLVMKFGGTSVADLERIRRVGRLVAAEVAAGHQVAVVVSAMAGKTNELVAWTDGAGAAAQGLTPSDDEYDTVVASGEQVTAGLLAMTLRNMGLPAKSWLGWQIPIIADDAHGRARIDDIPPEKLAAALDAGEVAVIAGFQGVTRDGRIATLGRGGSDTSAVAIAAAVKAVRCDIYTDVDGVYTTDPRIEQKARKLNKISYEEMLEMASLGAKVLQTRSVELAMAQNVPVRVLSSFVEPGEAPGQGTIVCDEEEIMEKRIVSGVAYSRDEAKISVFGLPDHPGVSSSIFGALADANVNVDMIVQSHARTANTANMEFTVGKRDAARAVEIVRAAQPQVGFDDVQVNEDVAKVSVIGVGMRSHTGVAKTMFEALADKGVNIQVISTSEIKISVLIDAAYTELAVRALHAGFGLDQL; this comes from the coding sequence CTGTCTCGGCTAGTGATGAAATTCGGCGGCACCTCCGTCGCCGACCTCGAGCGTATCCGGCGCGTCGGCCGCCTGGTGGCTGCTGAAGTGGCCGCCGGCCATCAAGTCGCGGTCGTGGTTTCGGCCATGGCCGGCAAGACCAACGAGCTGGTCGCCTGGACCGACGGCGCGGGCGCCGCCGCCCAGGGCCTGACGCCCTCGGACGACGAGTACGACACCGTCGTCGCCTCGGGCGAGCAGGTCACCGCCGGCCTGCTGGCCATGACCCTGCGCAACATGGGGCTGCCCGCCAAGTCCTGGCTGGGCTGGCAGATTCCGATCATCGCCGACGACGCCCACGGCCGGGCGCGCATCGACGACATCCCGCCGGAGAAGCTGGCCGCGGCTCTCGACGCCGGCGAGGTCGCGGTGATCGCCGGCTTCCAGGGCGTGACGCGCGACGGCCGCATCGCCACCCTGGGCCGCGGCGGCTCGGACACAAGCGCCGTCGCCATCGCCGCCGCCGTCAAGGCCGTGCGCTGCGACATCTACACCGACGTGGACGGCGTCTACACGACCGACCCGCGCATCGAACAAAAGGCCCGCAAACTCAACAAGATCTCCTACGAGGAGATGCTTGAGATGGCCTCCCTGGGAGCCAAGGTCCTGCAGACCCGCTCCGTCGAGCTCGCCATGGCCCAGAACGTGCCGGTGCGGGTGTTGTCCAGTTTTGTCGAGCCCGGCGAAGCGCCCGGCCAAGGCACCATCGTGTGCGACGAGGAAGAGATCATGGAAAAGCGCATCGTGAGCGGCGTCGCCTACAGCCGCGACGAAGCCAAGATCAGCGTGTTCGGCCTGCCGGACCATCCGGGCGTGTCGTCGTCGATCTTCGGCGCCCTGGCCGACGCCAACGTCAATGTCGACATGATCGTCCAGAGCCATGCGCGCACCGCCAACACCGCGAACATGGAGTTCACGGTCGGCAAGCGCGACGCGGCGCGCGCCGTCGAAATCGTCCGCGCCGCCCAGCCGCAGGTCGGCTTCGACGACGTGCAGGTGAACGAGGACGTCGCCAAGGTCTCGGTCATCGGGGTCGGTATGCGCAGCCACACCGGCGTCGCCAAAACCATGTTCGAAGCCCTCGCCGACAAGGGCGTGAACATCCAGGTCATCTCGACCAGCGAGATCAAGATCAGCGTGCTGATCGACGCCGCCTACACCGAGCTGGCGGTCCGCGCCCTGCACGCCGGCTTCGGCCTGGACCAGCTCTAA
- a CDS encoding MFS transporter, producing MAMVARQDGSWADVIGEGRLPRFVLICMGVWITAADSLVTATIMPSVGADLGGYAYFGWATAGFLLGSVMAGASSGLLALRFGLRRATSAAALLCAAGCVLSAMGPDMASFLFGRVLQGLGGGWVVGFCSVAIGLLFPDRVLPRVYAAITGIWGVASLLGPLVGGIFADLGIWRWAFWFFAIQAVGVAWAAHVMLPKGEHEGDGAARLAWPQLGLIAAGVAAIGLADIAQDFARSLLMTAGGVALLLMMIWTDGRMAVRLLPRGSGSMMSIPGAGFATMFLMTAASMGFAIYGPAILQTLAGLSALTAGYVVAVESVAWTVLGLAVAHLTGAWPVRMIRLGAVVATLGVLLSAVAFPAASVAGVVAAGVLLGGGFGLSWAFMSQRILASLEGEERAIGAAGMTTVRLTGSAVGAAAAGAIANLAGFSQGLSEASARETGLWVFALILPVALAGVWAAFRLTAPRS from the coding sequence ATGGCGATGGTTGCGCGCCAGGACGGAAGCTGGGCCGACGTGATCGGCGAGGGGCGGCTGCCGCGCTTCGTCCTGATCTGCATGGGCGTCTGGATCACGGCGGCCGACTCGCTGGTGACGGCGACGATCATGCCCAGTGTCGGGGCCGACCTCGGCGGCTATGCCTATTTCGGCTGGGCGACGGCCGGCTTCCTGCTGGGCTCTGTGATGGCCGGGGCGAGTTCGGGGCTGTTGGCCCTGCGCTTTGGCCTGCGCCGGGCGACCTCGGCGGCCGCCCTGCTGTGCGCGGCCGGCTGCGTGCTCAGCGCCATGGGGCCGGACATGGCGAGCTTCCTCTTCGGACGCGTCCTTCAGGGGCTGGGCGGCGGCTGGGTGGTCGGGTTCTGCTCGGTGGCGATCGGTCTTCTGTTCCCCGACCGGGTGCTGCCGCGGGTCTATGCGGCGATCACCGGGATCTGGGGCGTGGCCAGCCTGTTGGGGCCGCTGGTCGGCGGCATCTTCGCTGACCTCGGGATCTGGCGCTGGGCCTTCTGGTTCTTCGCCATCCAGGCGGTCGGGGTCGCCTGGGCGGCCCATGTGATGCTGCCGAAGGGGGAGCACGAGGGCGACGGGGCTGCGCGGCTGGCCTGGCCGCAGCTTGGCCTGATCGCCGCCGGCGTCGCGGCCATCGGCCTGGCCGACATCGCCCAGGACTTCGCCCGCTCGCTGCTGATGACCGCCGGCGGGGTCGCGCTGCTGCTGATGATGATCTGGACGGACGGGCGGATGGCGGTGCGGTTGCTGCCGCGGGGCTCGGGCTCGATGATGTCGATCCCGGGCGCAGGCTTTGCGACCATGTTCCTGATGACCGCCGCGTCCATGGGCTTTGCGATCTACGGCCCGGCGATCCTGCAGACCCTGGCCGGGCTTTCGGCGCTGACCGCCGGCTATGTGGTGGCGGTGGAGTCGGTGGCCTGGACGGTGCTGGGCCTTGCGGTGGCGCACCTGACGGGAGCCTGGCCGGTGCGGATGATCCGGCTGGGAGCGGTGGTGGCGACGCTCGGCGTGCTGCTCAGCGCCGTGGCGTTTCCCGCAGCTTCGGTGGCCGGGGTGGTGGCCGCCGGCGTGCTCCTTGGCGGCGGGTTCGGGCTCTCCTGGGCCTTCATGAGCCAGCGCATCCTGGCCTCGCTGGAGGGCGAGGAGCGGGCGATCGGGGCTGCGGGAATGACGACGGTGCGACTGACCGGCTCGGCCGTGGGCGCAGCCGCCGCCGGGGCGATCGCCAACCTTGCGGGGTTCTCGCAAGGGCTCTCCGAGGCCAGCGCGCGCGAAACCGGGCTTTGGGTGTTCGCCCTGATCCTGCCGGTCGCGCTGGCGGGAGTCTGGGCGGCCTTCAGGTTGACCGCCCCGAGATCCTAG
- the ubiG gene encoding bifunctional 2-polyprenyl-6-hydroxyphenol methylase/3-demethylubiquinol 3-O-methyltransferase UbiG, which translates to MSPASVSSIDPQEVERFSRIAAEWWDPKGKFAPLHKFNPTRLAFIREQALLRFGRDAKSVRPFEGLRLLDIGCGGGLLCEPMARLGFQVTGVDASERNIGTASTHAAEQGLSIDYRASTAEDLLAENTQAFDVILNMEVIEHVADPGAYLRSCAGLLAPGGLMIVATLNRTLKALALAKVGAEYVLRWVPAGTHDWRKFLTPEELRGFLAGEASVSVQGPFGVVFNPLTGRWGRSGDCDVNYMMTVTRDAA; encoded by the coding sequence ATGTCGCCTGCGTCCGTATCCTCAATCGACCCGCAGGAGGTCGAGCGCTTCTCCCGCATCGCCGCCGAGTGGTGGGATCCGAAGGGCAAGTTCGCCCCCCTGCACAAGTTCAACCCGACCCGGCTGGCCTTCATCCGAGAGCAGGCGCTGCTGCGCTTCGGCCGCGACGCCAAGTCGGTGCGGCCCTTCGAGGGGCTGCGGCTGCTGGACATCGGCTGCGGCGGCGGCCTGCTGTGCGAGCCGATGGCCCGCCTGGGCTTTCAGGTCACCGGGGTCGACGCCTCCGAGCGCAACATCGGGACGGCCAGCACGCACGCGGCCGAGCAGGGGCTCTCCATCGACTACCGCGCCTCGACCGCCGAGGACCTGCTGGCCGAAAACACCCAGGCCTTCGACGTGATCCTCAACATGGAGGTCATCGAGCACGTGGCCGATCCGGGGGCCTATCTGCGCTCCTGCGCTGGCCTGCTGGCGCCCGGCGGCCTGATGATCGTGGCGACGCTGAACCGCACGCTCAAGGCCCTGGCCCTGGCCAAGGTGGGCGCGGAGTACGTCCTGCGCTGGGTGCCGGCCGGAACCCACGACTGGCGGAAATTCCTGACGCCGGAGGAGCTTCGCGGCTTCCTGGCCGGCGAGGCCTCCGTCTCGGTGCAGGGGCCGTTCGGGGTGGTGTTCAACCCGCTGACCGGGCGTTGGGGGCGATCGGGCGACTGCGACGTCAACTACATGATGACGGTCACGCGCGACGCAGCGTAG
- a CDS encoding reverse transcriptase domain-containing protein, whose amino-acid sequence MVFQHLEPTINCLADETVLIQAWKKASAYIRYHNWFSDTLELDRRAINLPEFIASISDEVKSGEPVVSESIRMVPAPKSQRWRVTGEGLWEPAEKRKAASKIRPLAHVSLRDQVLATALMMCLADRVETRQGNPSLPLDSADLHGMISYGNRLFSDYNDGKAQQRWGSSTLYRGFYEDYQSFLARPEKVAERTDATARRIFIVQSDLRQFYDRVTPSLLEKRVRELQVEGDDPAFFDLAIGFLRWSWAQADISEVQIYAQQAGLSDFGTVVLPQGLVSSGFFANIALLTFDDELKAQINKDIAPDLKLHDASRYVDDLRLVISGPAATKIETVQNQAFEWLEALLDQTAPGLEPAAEKTQASAFRADERPLVQQSKRMARIQTAISGGFDPIGGGEVLDSVLALIRAQARLASSDPPDTHNPFTPVPDVRDATVDRFAAGRFRTTYRSLRPLLWESEEAQRREGENDDLSQFKGVRTRRELDDETRAFALELIAKWVRDPSNVRLLRIALDLWPAPDILEKILALLRPFTEKGGRRSAPRRVAWYCLSEILRAGATETGFVRDIEQLPSAVDLDAYRQRLRAEALRIVRTKNTDLPWYLKQQAYLLLATNPPADLRNLLPGKKSPLQPYRSLIRFLLGEFGGLATADFATYAVLARRSYVDRDKAIELAGPSMSPARLNRIASLDPNFAAEIIGKSGDATDLLPRALADLGIESSSVAGHNSLASIVLGKATRELLRNERSLLSFAAAFLKSAATLPPDVTSIAPSEVGVRLSSEESQEVAEVYLHPRNLSGASLYEPPAWVPAENRWRIQLGFLLRFILTAQPDFTRTAGDKHWKEGLELYRSPGSHCHQRIYGLFNGHTAFGDDWLPISDWTEQLLFGLLWWPGCAQALRSREIVSTLQSTRDAISVRLEKLRELQGSSAALLPLRLPRVFAPLNGRPLRACVAQTVFPSESDFNVADLQMSSAAHRTRHRRHLSAALAAVKSALALRETHKGMDGRLDWLILPELAVHPDDVTTHLVPFARAHKAVILAGLTYQELFAGQPLINSAVWVLPTQDPHRGLQVLLRRQGKKHLAPLEQTLNQSAPLIQSFRPCQWLIGYEWSVNTEDDPLWLTGAICYDATDIGLAADLKNRSDVFVVPALNRDVTTFDQMALALHYHMYQMVVVANNGRYGGSNAYAPFRDPWNRQVFHVHGQPQASISFFELDHIADFKARKNGQTSGQYHFKPVPAGS is encoded by the coding sequence ATGGTATTCCAGCACTTAGAGCCGACAATTAATTGTCTGGCTGACGAAACCGTTCTGATCCAAGCGTGGAAAAAGGCGTCCGCCTATATTCGTTATCACAACTGGTTTTCCGACACCCTTGAATTGGACAGGCGAGCGATCAACTTGCCCGAATTCATCGCTTCGATTTCCGACGAGGTGAAGTCTGGTGAACCGGTTGTATCTGAGTCCATTCGAATGGTGCCCGCACCCAAAAGTCAGCGGTGGCGGGTAACTGGCGAGGGGCTGTGGGAACCTGCAGAGAAACGTAAAGCAGCTTCCAAAATTCGGCCGCTGGCTCATGTAAGTCTTCGCGACCAAGTACTCGCCACCGCCCTCATGATGTGCTTAGCAGATCGTGTCGAGACGCGACAGGGAAATCCCAGCTTACCACTCGACAGTGCGGACCTGCATGGCATGATCTCGTACGGCAATCGCCTATTCAGTGATTACAATGATGGTAAAGCTCAACAGCGGTGGGGATCCTCGACGCTATACCGTGGATTCTATGAGGACTATCAGTCCTTCTTGGCACGACCTGAAAAGGTCGCCGAGCGTACCGACGCTACTGCACGACGTATTTTCATCGTCCAGTCCGATCTTCGGCAATTCTACGATAGAGTAACCCCATCTCTTCTGGAGAAGCGAGTTCGCGAACTTCAGGTTGAAGGGGACGACCCTGCCTTCTTCGACTTGGCTATCGGCTTTCTAAGGTGGTCCTGGGCGCAGGCTGACATCAGTGAGGTGCAGATCTATGCACAGCAGGCCGGCTTGAGCGACTTCGGAACCGTTGTCCTGCCACAGGGGCTCGTATCTTCAGGATTTTTCGCGAACATCGCCCTGCTTACCTTCGACGACGAACTGAAGGCCCAGATAAACAAAGATATTGCGCCGGATTTGAAGCTTCACGACGCCTCACGGTACGTTGACGACCTTCGGCTAGTAATCTCCGGTCCAGCGGCAACCAAGATTGAAACAGTTCAGAATCAAGCTTTCGAGTGGTTGGAAGCTCTGCTCGATCAGACGGCCCCGGGCCTTGAACCTGCAGCAGAGAAAACACAAGCATCCGCATTCCGCGCGGACGAACGCCCTCTAGTTCAACAAAGCAAACGGATGGCCCGAATTCAAACGGCCATCTCGGGCGGCTTCGATCCAATCGGTGGCGGTGAGGTCTTGGATTCGGTGCTGGCACTGATCCGCGCCCAGGCGCGGCTCGCAAGTTCTGATCCGCCCGATACACACAACCCGTTCACCCCAGTGCCAGATGTTCGAGACGCAACCGTAGACAGGTTCGCTGCCGGGCGGTTCAGAACCACCTATCGATCCCTGAGGCCGCTCCTTTGGGAGTCGGAAGAGGCTCAACGCCGCGAAGGAGAAAACGACGACCTGAGTCAGTTCAAAGGAGTTCGCACGCGACGGGAATTGGATGACGAAACAAGGGCATTTGCACTCGAATTGATTGCAAAATGGGTCCGAGATCCATCGAATGTTAGACTCCTTCGCATCGCGCTCGACCTTTGGCCAGCCCCAGATATACTTGAAAAGATATTGGCGTTACTTCGCCCATTCACCGAGAAAGGCGGACGCCGCAGCGCGCCGCGCCGGGTCGCTTGGTACTGCTTGTCTGAGATATTGAGAGCCGGAGCCACTGAGACCGGCTTCGTCCGAGATATCGAACAACTCCCCTCGGCAGTCGACCTCGACGCGTACAGGCAACGCCTCCGCGCAGAGGCGTTGCGCATCGTCAGGACCAAGAACACCGATCTACCATGGTACCTGAAGCAGCAAGCCTACCTACTCCTTGCCACCAATCCACCGGCCGACCTTCGCAATCTACTGCCAGGTAAGAAATCTCCACTCCAACCATATCGCTCCCTAATTCGGTTCTTGCTGGGCGAGTTCGGTGGCCTAGCTACAGCTGACTTTGCAACTTATGCGGTGCTGGCCCGTAGATCTTACGTGGATCGGGACAAAGCGATCGAACTCGCCGGTCCCTCGATGTCACCAGCGAGACTGAATCGGATCGCTTCGCTAGACCCCAACTTCGCTGCAGAGATAATTGGCAAATCAGGCGATGCTACAGACCTACTTCCGCGAGCATTGGCAGACCTTGGCATCGAAAGCTCCAGCGTAGCCGGACACAACTCCCTCGCCTCTATCGTGCTCGGGAAGGCGACCCGCGAACTTCTGAGAAACGAGCGATCCCTGCTTAGCTTTGCGGCGGCGTTCCTAAAATCCGCGGCGACATTGCCACCAGATGTCACGAGCATCGCGCCTTCAGAGGTCGGCGTCCGACTTTCGAGCGAGGAAAGCCAAGAGGTTGCAGAGGTCTACTTACACCCACGCAACCTCAGCGGCGCTTCTCTCTACGAACCACCAGCATGGGTGCCAGCCGAGAACCGGTGGCGCATCCAACTTGGCTTCCTGCTCAGGTTTATCCTGACCGCACAGCCGGACTTCACGAGAACCGCTGGGGATAAGCATTGGAAAGAAGGTCTTGAACTTTACCGATCCCCCGGCAGTCATTGTCATCAGCGCATCTATGGCCTGTTCAATGGACACACAGCTTTTGGCGACGATTGGCTTCCAATCTCAGATTGGACGGAGCAACTCCTTTTTGGGTTACTTTGGTGGCCTGGGTGCGCCCAGGCCCTGCGTTCGCGCGAGATCGTCAGCACACTACAGTCCACGCGAGACGCTATATCCGTGCGTCTAGAGAAATTGCGTGAGCTACAGGGCTCCAGCGCAGCACTCCTCCCTTTGCGCCTGCCTCGAGTATTCGCACCCCTAAACGGTCGCCCACTCCGGGCCTGCGTTGCTCAGACTGTGTTCCCCTCCGAGAGCGACTTCAATGTAGCCGACTTGCAGATGTCCTCGGCAGCGCACCGAACTCGGCATCGCAGGCACCTGTCCGCAGCTCTCGCGGCGGTGAAAAGCGCCCTCGCCCTACGCGAGACACACAAGGGCATGGACGGTCGGTTAGACTGGCTCATTCTTCCCGAATTGGCCGTTCACCCCGACGACGTAACAACCCACTTGGTCCCTTTCGCGAGGGCACATAAGGCGGTGATCCTCGCGGGTCTCACCTATCAAGAGTTGTTTGCGGGTCAGCCGCTCATAAATTCCGCAGTGTGGGTACTGCCCACGCAAGACCCACACCGGGGACTTCAGGTACTCCTACGCCGCCAAGGCAAGAAGCATTTGGCCCCACTTGAGCAGACCTTAAATCAGTCAGCACCACTCATTCAGTCGTTTCGGCCTTGCCAATGGCTCATCGGCTACGAATGGTCAGTCAACACTGAAGACGATCCGCTCTGGCTTACCGGAGCGATATGCTACGATGCCACCGATATCGGCTTGGCGGCAGACCTTAAGAATCGATCAGACGTATTTGTTGTGCCCGCCCTAAATAGGGACGTCACAACATTTGATCAAATGGCGCTCGCACTTCATTACCACATGTATCAGATGGTGGTCGTCGCAAACAATGGCCGCTACGGAGGCAGTAATGCATACGCACCATTCCGCGACCCATGGAATAGACAAGTATTCCACGTCCACGGTCAACCGCAAGCCTCGATATCTTTCTTCGAACTAGATCATATAGCAGACTTCAAAGCACGCAAAAACGGACAAACCAGCGGGCAGTACCATTTTAAACCCGTTCCAGCGGGTAGTTGA